CGATCAGTCTGGATGCCAGAGTCTTCACGTATCGGGAAGTTGACCAGCACGTAGGCATTACCTTGCTCAATCAGCGTGTGTGGTTGCCTCTTTCGATTGGCAACTATCAACGCGCACTCTTGAGAGGGCAAAATCCGACGAGTGCAACATTGGTCAAGCGTCGCAACGGAGACTACTACATCCAAATCGCGATTGACCTGCCCACTGACCCAACGGGTAAAACACGTGACATCCTCCCGACGCTCACCCTATCGGGTAGAGCGCGGGCTTCCCCAGATCGCTCT
This DNA window, taken from Synechococcales cyanobacterium T60_A2020_003, encodes the following:
- a CDS encoding transposase — encoded protein: MTQTISVSCKLQVHLELRQEIDVTLKAFAEACNQILAVAKRENVRNTTKLHHLTYREVRATTGLKANHACQAIRRVVGNLKATKQVHQFKPSSISLDARVFTYREVDQHVGITLLNQRVWLPLSIGNYQRALLRGQNPTSATLVKRRNGDYYIQIAIDLPTDPTGKTRDILPTLTLSGRARASPDRS